The following DNA comes from Paenibacillus crassostreae.
CATCATACTACTTGCAGATAGGTTTTTAAACCAATTCTTAAGTTGTCTTTGCATAATGTACTCTCCCTTTTTATATGTATATATAATGTTTATCGGATTAATTGTTTAAAATTTGAACCTTAATCTCACTTTCGGGTGAAGCTAAAGTCATATTCATGTCCACATTCTCATATATTTCATTACGGATCTTTTCTGCGAAGGAGACTCATGTGATGATGAAAAAGGAATGTATAGCTATGTTATTAGCTGGTGGAGAAGGAAAACGTCTTGGGAAATTAACAAAAAAATTAGCTAAACCTGCTGTATTCTTTGGTGGTAAGTATCGTATTATTGATTTCGCACTTAGCAATTGTACGAATTCAGGGATAGATACTGTTGGGGTGTTAACGCAGTATCGCCCTCAAGAATTGAATCGCTATATTGGCATAGGTAAACCTTGGGATCTTGATCGTAAAGAAGGTGGCGTCTCCATCCTACCTCCATATATTAAGAGGAAGGGTGGCGATTGGTACAAGGGAACAGCGGATGCAATCTATCAGAATATAGATTATATAGAACAATATAATCCAGAGTATGTTCTTGTGTTATCAGGTGATCATATTTACAAAATGGATTACGAGCGAATGTTACATTTTCACAAAGAGCAAAAATCAGATGCTACTATTGCAGTCATTGGCGTTGAATGGAAAGATGTGAGTCGCTTCGGGATTCTAAGTGTGGATGACAACAACAAAGTGACTCAATTTCGAGAGAAACCACTAGATAGTACGAGCAATCTTGCCTCTATGGGTGTCTATATTTATACATGGAAAATTCTGAAACATTATTTGGAGAATGATGCTGCTCAGACAATATCATCTCATGATTTTGGCAAAGATATCATTCCAATGATGTTGGAGGATGGTGTGAAATTGACGGCATACCCTTTTGAAGGGTACTGGAAAGATGTTGGAACGATTGAGAGCCTCTGGGAAGCCAACATGGACTTGTTGGATGATGATACTTCTTTGAAATTAGATGATCGCAAATGGCGTATTTATTCGTTGAATCCGAATCAACCTCCACAATATATCGCAGCTTCAGCTAATGTTAACAATTCACTTGTGAATGAGGGGTGTATTGTGTTCGGGGAAGTAAACCATTCTATCTTGTTCTATGGAGTAGAAGTCGGCATGGGTAGTGTTATTAACGATTCAGTAATAATGCCAAATGCAATAATTGGCGAGAATGTTACGATCCACAAAGCCATAGTGGGAGAAGGAACCATTATAGGTGATCTTAGTGTTGTAGGATCTCCTGATAGTGACAAGGTTACATTAGTAGGAAATTATGAATCCCTTACTTCAGAGTTTCTGTCAGTGAAGGAGCAATTAGGAATATGAAAAATGTGATGGGCATTATTAACTTAGTCAATGAGCCAGATCAATTAGAACAACTCACGAATCATCGCAACATCGCGTCTGTTCCTTTTGCAGGACGATATCGACTCATCGATTTCGTTCTCTCTAGCATGGTTAATTCCGGAATTACTAACGTAGGTATATTCACACATACGAAGTATCGCTCATTAATGGATCATTTAGGGTCAGGGAAAGAATGGGATTTAGATCGAAAAAGGTCAGGATTATTTATTTTACCTCCTATGAAAGAAGGGTGGATTTCACCCATGGGAGATTTACATGCAATACACGCACATAGAGATTATTTACATCGAAGTAGTGAAGAATATGTACTTCTATCTCGAAGCTACATGGTATGCAATATCGATTTCAACGGATTGCAGGAATTTCATAATCGAAATCAGGCTGACATTACTGTCGTTTATAAGGAAATGAGCGATCTCGACTCTATCTCTATGCAGATTGGAATGGATGAGAATAGTAGAGTGAGATCTATATGGGAGCCGAATGCAGTACCACATGGTAATAAAGTATCTATGGAAATGTATTTTCTCAAAAAAAGTCTATTAATAGATATTATAGAAACCTCGTTGGCTGAAGGGCACTATAACCTCATGAAAGATGCAATTCGTGCTAATATTAGTCGCCTAAATATCTTCGGATATGCTTACCAAGGGTATTTAGGAATTATCAATACAATCAATAGTTACTATAAACATAGCATGAATCTTCTTAATCCGAGTGTATGGAAAGACTTATTCTTTAAGCCAGGTCTTATCTATACGAAGATTAAAGATGAACCCTCCACGCGATATATAAATAATGGACATACAAGTAACTCTTTGGTTGCTAATGGATGTGTTATTGAAGGTATTGTTGAGAACTCTATTCTCTTTCGTGGCGTGAGAATTCGTAAAGGTGCAACGGTTCGAAACAGCATTGTTATGCAGAACGGTGTGATCCACGAGAATAGTTCCATAGTAAGTGTCATAATTGATAAAGATGTAATCATTAAAGAGGCGAGAACACTTGTAGGACATGAAAAGGCTCCGTATATCGTTGTAAAGAGAAAGATCATCTGATCGGATTTGTGATTATATAAAATAGCCTCCAACAGCGGATTCATTTAGTTGTTGGAGGCTTTATATTTCATGTTTATTTGGTATACTATGGATGATATGAACGATGGAATAGGAGGATTAATAATGAAAATTATGCCTTTAGAACAACGAGGGATTTCCACAAGTCGAATCATCCTTGGCTGTATGCCATTTGGGGGAGGTTGGAATAAGGAACCTATTACCCAAGATCATATTAAGGAAGCCGAGAAAGCAGTTGATGCTGCACTTTCTATTGGTGTTACAATGTTTGATCATGCTGATATATATACTATGGGCAAAGCAGAAGAAACCTTTGGGAGAATTCTCAAGAACAGACCGGATCTTCGAGAGCAAATTGTTATTCAATCGAAATGTGGTATTCGACTTAAGGATGATATTTCGCCAGAACGCTTTGATTTCTCTAAAGAACATATTTTAAAAACGGTTGAAGGGTCATTAAAGAGGTTGGGTGTTGATTATTTGGATGTATTACTTCTACATCGACCAGATCCGTTAATGGAGCCGGAAGAGGTAGCTGAAGCTTTAGGTAAGTTAAAAGCAAGTGGTAAAGTACGTTATTTCGGTGTATCTAATATGAGTGTCGCACAAATAAAATTTCTACAGCAAGCGATGCCTGATCAAATAGCTGTGAATCAAATTGAAATGAGCTTGGCCCGACTTGATTGGGTCGATCAAAGTGTTTATGTGAATCAGAAAGCGGGAGTATCCACAAATTTCTCTGAAGGATTAATGGAATATAGTCAAATGGAGAAGATTCAACTACAAGCTTGGGGGCCTCTTGCACAAGGTAAGTTCTCTGGGAAATCTTTAGAGAATGAACCAGAACGATTTCGGAATACTGCTAATTTGGTTGGAGAAATGGCTAAAGATAAGGAAACAACAGTTGAGTCCATTGTACTTGGTTGGTTAATGAAACATCCGGCTAGGATTCAGCCCGTTATTGGTACAGTAAATGAAGAACGAATAAAGGCATGTGATGATGCAGAGCGACAATCACAACTTATGACTCGAGAAGAATGGTACAAGTTGTATCATAGTGCTCGAGAGAATCAAGCGAAATGACATTACTTTAGGAGCCATGAACGATACGTTCGTGGCTTTTTTATGTAATCAATCATGAACAATAGAGTTGACATCGTATACTGTACATTATATAGTAACAGTTATAAAACGCGGTTTTCTAATGTGCTAAATATGCTTAGAAATGACATGATGAACAATCATAGAAAATTAGAGATGAACTAGGGAGGAATCATAATGACGAATACGGATTTGAAAGTCGAGAAGGATTTCCATACAATCATTAATGAAAGACATTCAGTTAGAAAATATGATCCAGCATGGAAGATGTCGGAAGAGGAGATTAATAACATTTTATCAGATGCTATACTGGCACCATCCTCTTCAAATCTTCAGCCTTGGCGATTCATTGTTATCCAGGACCAAAATACTAAGGAAAAGCTTCTGCCGATTGCAAATAATCAACAACAGGTTGTTGAGGCTTCCGCTGTGATCGCAGTTCTAGGGGATATAGAAGCTTATGAGAATGTGGAGAAAATTTACGATCTTGCAGTAGAAGACGGTATAATGACATCCGAGATCAGAGATATGATGGTTAAGAATACTAGGAATTACTATCCAAATGCGGGTAAGGAGAAACTAAAGGAGATTGCCTTGGTCGATGGTGGATTGATCTCGATGCAACTTATGCTCGCTGCAAAAGCTAGAGGATACGACACGGTACCCATGGGTGGTTATAATGCAGAACAATTCAAACAATTATTCGATGTTTCGGATCGGTATGTAACGGTTATGCTTATTGCATTGGGTAAATCAATAGCGGAGGCGCGCCCAACGGTTCGCTTGCCACTTGAAGATGTAACATTCTGGAATGAATTTAAAAATTAAAGTTGAGTTATAAATAAAAGAATAGGATAAATGGGATAGACCTCGATTGAAGTATGCCTTCCGAGTTCTATCCCATTTATTTCATACAATCTCACGTTTATGGAAAAACCTCTTCAATGCTTGATATACCTCACCCTTCTCTTTAATTACATAATACATGAATTGATCACTTTTTATATTCTTATAGGCAGACATCAAGGTGCTGCTTCGATTGTATTGATTCACTTCCCCATAACCAAACATATTACTTATCTCGAGTATTTCTCCAATTAATTTGACACACCGTTCATTATCGGAAGATAAGTTATCACCGTCTGAGAAATGGAAAGGGTAAATATTAAATTTTGAAGGAGGATATCTCTGATCGATGATCTCAAGTGCTTTCTGATAGGCAGATGAACAGATGGTTCCTCCACTTTCCCCACGTGTGAAAAATTCATTCTCAGTTACTTCCTTTGCCTCTGTATGATGTGCGATAAATACAATTTCTACCTTCTCATATTGCTTACGCAAGAAACGATTCATCCAGAAAAAGAAACTTCGTGCACAATATTTCTCAAATGACCCCATGGAACCGGAAGTATCCATCATGGCGATGATGACAGCGTTAGATTCTGGTACCACGATATCATCCCATGTTTTGTACCTCAAATCATCAGGGTTAATGCCGTGAATGCCGGGTTCTCCTGCCGTTGCATTTCTTCGCAGATTCTCAAGGATAGTTCTTTTCTTATCAAGGTTGGACATCATGCCTTTTTTACGGACATCGGTGAAGACGATTTTGTGCGATTCTACCTGTTCCTTGTCTTTTTCTTGTAAATGCGGAAGTTCCATCTCCTCAAAGAGCATGTTCTCAACCTCTTCAATGCTAATCTCAGTATCAACAGTGTCTTGCCCCGGCTGATCACCGGCCTTGTCACCTTTACCAGGCTTCGGTACAGGATCGCGACCGAGAATGTCTCCAACTTGGCTCTCACCATCTCCCTGCCCAACATGTTTCTGCTTCTGATAATTATAAATAAAGCGATACTCATCCAGACTCCGGATTGGAATCTTGATGATCTGCTTACCGTCAGACATGATGATATTCTCTTCGGTAATGAGATCGGGTAAGTTTTGTTTAATGACATCTCGCACTTTTT
Coding sequences within:
- a CDS encoding glucose-1-phosphate adenylyltransferase; translation: MMKKECIAMLLAGGEGKRLGKLTKKLAKPAVFFGGKYRIIDFALSNCTNSGIDTVGVLTQYRPQELNRYIGIGKPWDLDRKEGGVSILPPYIKRKGGDWYKGTADAIYQNIDYIEQYNPEYVLVLSGDHIYKMDYERMLHFHKEQKSDATIAVIGVEWKDVSRFGILSVDDNNKVTQFREKPLDSTSNLASMGVYIYTWKILKHYLENDAAQTISSHDFGKDIIPMMLEDGVKLTAYPFEGYWKDVGTIESLWEANMDLLDDDTSLKLDDRKWRIYSLNPNQPPQYIAASANVNNSLVNEGCIVFGEVNHSILFYGVEVGMGSVINDSVIMPNAIIGENVTIHKAIVGEGTIIGDLSVVGSPDSDKVTLVGNYESLTSEFLSVKEQLGI
- the glgD gene encoding glucose-1-phosphate adenylyltransferase subunit GlgD; protein product: MKNVMGIINLVNEPDQLEQLTNHRNIASVPFAGRYRLIDFVLSSMVNSGITNVGIFTHTKYRSLMDHLGSGKEWDLDRKRSGLFILPPMKEGWISPMGDLHAIHAHRDYLHRSSEEYVLLSRSYMVCNIDFNGLQEFHNRNQADITVVYKEMSDLDSISMQIGMDENSRVRSIWEPNAVPHGNKVSMEMYFLKKSLLIDIIETSLAEGHYNLMKDAIRANISRLNIFGYAYQGYLGIINTINSYYKHSMNLLNPSVWKDLFFKPGLIYTKIKDEPSTRYINNGHTSNSLVANGCVIEGIVENSILFRGVRIRKGATVRNSIVMQNGVIHENSSIVSVIIDKDVIIKEARTLVGHEKAPYIVVKRKII
- a CDS encoding aldo/keto reductase; its protein translation is MKIMPLEQRGISTSRIILGCMPFGGGWNKEPITQDHIKEAEKAVDAALSIGVTMFDHADIYTMGKAEETFGRILKNRPDLREQIVIQSKCGIRLKDDISPERFDFSKEHILKTVEGSLKRLGVDYLDVLLLHRPDPLMEPEEVAEALGKLKASGKVRYFGVSNMSVAQIKFLQQAMPDQIAVNQIEMSLARLDWVDQSVYVNQKAGVSTNFSEGLMEYSQMEKIQLQAWGPLAQGKFSGKSLENEPERFRNTANLVGEMAKDKETTVESIVLGWLMKHPARIQPVIGTVNEERIKACDDAERQSQLMTREEWYKLYHSARENQAK
- a CDS encoding nitroreductase family protein; protein product: MTNTDLKVEKDFHTIINERHSVRKYDPAWKMSEEEINNILSDAILAPSSSNLQPWRFIVIQDQNTKEKLLPIANNQQQVVEASAVIAVLGDIEAYENVEKIYDLAVEDGIMTSEIRDMMVKNTRNYYPNAGKEKLKEIALVDGGLISMQLMLAAKARGYDTVPMGGYNAEQFKQLFDVSDRYVTVMLIALGKSIAEARPTVRLPLEDVTFWNEFKN
- the yhbH gene encoding sporulation protein YhbH, encoding MSISRQPYSFVVSREDWSLHRKGYQDQVRHQQKVRDVIKQNLPDLITEENIIMSDGKQIIKIPIRSLDEYRFIYNYQKQKHVGQGDGESQVGDILGRDPVPKPGKGDKAGDQPGQDTVDTEISIEEVENMLFEEMELPHLQEKDKEQVESHKIVFTDVRKKGMMSNLDKKRTILENLRRNATAGEPGIHGINPDDLRYKTWDDIVVPESNAVIIAMMDTSGSMGSFEKYCARSFFFWMNRFLRKQYEKVEIVFIAHHTEAKEVTENEFFTRGESGGTICSSAYQKALEIIDQRYPPSKFNIYPFHFSDGDNLSSDNERCVKLIGEILEISNMFGYGEVNQYNRSSTLMSAYKNIKSDQFMYYVIKEKGEVYQALKRFFHKREIV